Genomic DNA from Burkholderia plantarii:
ATCACGCGGCCGCGCGCGGCGTGCGTGAGCGCCCACCACTCGCGCTGCGCGCGCTGCGCGGCGCCGGCCGCGTGGTCGATCACGGCGGCGCCCGCGTCACGGTAGGCGAGCGTCGGCTCGCCGGTGGCCGCGTCGTGCAGTTGCACCGGCTCGCCGTGGCCTTCCACGAAGGTGCCGTCGAGATACGAGCCGATCGTGGTCACGTCGGGGAAGAAGTGGGTGAACGCGGCGAGAAGCTGGTCTGCATGCTGGGCCATGGAGTCGGTTCCGGTAGGAAGTTCGGATGCGGGTTCGAATATCGATGCTGGGACGGATGGGGGACGGCGCCGCTCAGGCGCGGTCGAGCAGTTCGACGATGCGGTTGAAATCCTCGGCGTCGCCGATCACGGCCTCGCTCGCGGCCCACTGGCGCGCGGCCTCGCGCGCCACGGGCGCCGCGCCGCCCTGCTGGTCGAGCAGGCCCAGCGCGAGCCGCACGTCCTTGCGCATCAGCTTCATCGTGAAGCCCGAATCGAACGCGCCGTTGAAGATCCAGGTCGGGTAGTTGACGAGCGTGGCGCTGTTGCGGCCCGAGCCGCCATTGAGCGCCTCCACCAGCTTTTCGGGGTCCACGCCGGCCGCGCGCGCGGCGCGCACCGCCTCGCTCGCGGCCAGCAGGTGGATGCCGGTCAGCAGGTTGTTGAGCAGCTTGGTGACGTGCCCGGCGCCCACCGGCCCGACGTGGACGCGCTTCGCGCTGATCGCGGCGAGCACCGGTTCGACCGCTTCGACGTCGGCCGGCGCGCCGCCGAGCACCATCGTCATGGTGGCCGTAGCCGCGCCCTTCGGGCCGCCGCTGACCGGGCCGTCGACGAAGCCGATGCCGCGCTCGGCCAGCGCCGCCGCCACGCGCCGCGTGCTGTCGGGGTCGGCGGTGGTGGTGTCCACCACGATCGCGCCGCGCCGCGCATGGGCCAGCACGCCGTCCTCGCCCAGCACCACCGCCTCGACCACCGCCGAGGTCGGCAGCGACAGCAGCAGCAGGTCCGCGTCGCGCGCGATCCCGGCCACCGATTCGCGCGCCTCGATCACGCCTGCGGCGGCCAGCGCGGCCGCCACGCCGGGCGCCGCGTCGTAGCCGAGCACCGCATGGCCGCCGCGCCGCAGCGAGCCTGCCATGCCCCGCCCCATGTTGCCCAACCCGATCACGCCTACCGTTTTCATCAGACGAACTCCCGATGTGAAGTGGAACGGGCCGCCTCGTCGAGCCGTGCCGGCACCGCATGTCGATACGATGTTGCGGTGGCCGACTCGTATAATCAATCAACGCCAATATTGAAACTGTTCTATTTTTTAGAACACTCCACCGATGACCGACACCCTCACCGACAGCCGCATCGTCTACTTCTACGAGGCCGTGCGCTGCGGCACGATCCGCGCGGCGGCCGACTGGCTCGACGTGGCGCCGTCGGCCGTGAGCCGCCAGATCGGGCTGCTGGAAAAGGAACTCGACGCCACCCTGGTGGAGCGCCACGCGCGCGGCGTCACGCCCACCGCGGCGGGGCATTGCGTGATCGAGTATTTCCGCGAGCAGCTCGCGCATCGCGACGACCTGCTCTCGCAGTTGCAGGAACTGCGCGGGCTCAAGACCGGGCAGGTCGCCGTGGTGCTCGGCGAGGGTTTCGTGTCGGACCTGCTGGCCGGGCCGATGCAGCAGTTCTGCCGGCAGTACCCGGGCATCCACGTCAATCTCGACGTGGGCAGCACCAACGACGTGATCCGCAAGATCTCGAACGACGAGGGCGAGATCGGCCTCGTCTACAACCCGCCCGACGAGCCGAAGCTGGTGTCGCGCGCCACCCGGCGCCAGCCGATGATGGCGATCGTCGGCCCGAGCTTCCCGCGCCGCACCCACAAGGTGCTCACGGTGCAGCAGCTGGCGGGCTACCCGCTCGCGGCCACGCACCCGTCCTACGGCACGCGGCAGATGCTGGAGGCGGTCGAATACGCCGAGCGCGTGCGGCTCGCGCCCGTGGTCACGACCAATTCATTCGCCATCCTGAAGGATTTCGTGAAGTCGGGGCTCGGCATCGCCGTGATGCCGGCATTCGCGGTGTCGGCCGAGCTGCAGGCCAGGGAGCTGTTCGCGATCGAGATCGCGCATCCGATCCTCGAGAACGCCGAGGCGCACATGGTCACGCGCGTGGGACGCAAGCTGTCGGTGGCGGCCAACAAGATGCTGCAGATGATGACGGGGCAGATGCGGGCGTTTCGCTGAGGGCGCGGGCTTGCGGCCGCGCCACGTGGCATCGATGCCCGCGCCCCGATCGAATCGCCACCGGGAAAATGATGAAAGGCACGCGCCGGCGTTGCTCCGCGGCGGTCGGTGCGAAGCTGGCGCCGACAGCGGCGTCTGTTCCCGTGACCGACTCTTCGAGGGGGCGGCCGATCAAACGCCATGCGCGAAGCCTGGACTACCCAGGCAATGCCGGACGCCGTCGGCCTGTAAAACGAATCCGGGACGGTTCAGGATTCGCCATCACGGTAGCGTTGACGCGCCAGCCTGATCTCGCCGTGATTTCTCTCCGCCCACGAGATGAATTCGGCAAGCGGCGCGAGCAGCGACTGGCCGAGAGGCGATAGCCTGTACTCGACCGAAGGTGGCTTGGTGGGGAACACCTCGCGAATGACGATCCCGTCTTCCTCGAGGTTGCGCAGTGAATGAGTCAGTGAGCGCTTCGAGATGTCGGGCACCGCCTTCATCAATTCGGCGAAGCGGCGCGGCTTCTCGGCAAGCGCCATCACGAGCAACGTGGTCCATTTCTCGCCGAGACGATCGAGAACATCGCGCACCGGACAATTCGACTCAATAACGGGCATCGCGACCCAGCGCTTGTAGCTTTCGATCACGACATCATGGGTATCCGACATTGAAGATCTCGATGTGAGGGGCGGCCCGAGATCAGGCTGCGTCGTCGCGGGTCTCGCCAAACGTCAACATGATCTTTCCACCCCGCATGGCGTGCGCGACCGCGTCGTTGACGCGTCCGAGGGGATAGCATGCCGCCACGGGTTGTTCGATTCCGCCCGGCTCCAGGGCGCAGAGCACTGATTCTAGCGTGGGGCGGATCCGGGCCACGTTCTCCGGCCGGCCTTCGAAGAATCCATGCACCGAGACGCGCTTGAAGATTAGATGCTGCGCCGATACTTCCATCGGTCGATGACTGGCCGCGCCATAGGCAACCAATGCACCATCGGACGCGAGCAAGGACGCGAGGCGGCCGGCCGACGGGCCACCCACGCCGTCCAGCGCCAGTCGCACCCGCGAACCGTTCAATTCCGCGTCGCCGGTCGGATCCAGCCCGTCATCGAGGCGGACGATCTCGCAGCCCGCCTCACGCACCCGTCCGATATCCGCTGCCGCGCGCACGAACCCGAGAGTGCGCAGACCACGGCGGGACGCAAGGCCCGCAATGCAGTGCCCCAGTCCGGAGTTCGCGGCGTTATAGGCGACCACGTCTCCGGGGGCGAGCGGGACATAGTCGTCCAGCAACATCGCGGCCGTGACCAGGTTGATCGTCGCCATCGCGGCCTGCTGCAGCGTGACGTTCGGGGGGACCACCGTCAATTGCCGGGCTTTCACGGTCAAGCGCTCCCGCCAGGTTTGCGCCATGAACGGAAGCACGACGCGCGTGCCCGGGCGCATTCCCTCGACATCCTCTCCGGTGGCGACGATCACGCCGGCGCCCTCGTTGCCCAGCGTGGCGGGAAGCTGCGGGCGCCAATCGTATATTCCGCGCGCGACCATCAGGTCGCTGACATTGACCGGGGCATATCGCATCTGCACCAGCACTTCCCCCGCCCCGGGAGCGGGAGGCTCGGGCACGTCATGCAGCGCGATGCCGGCCAGCGGCTCGCCGTACGATGTCAAGCGCGCGGCTTTCATGCGCCGGTCTCCTTCCCCAGAAACCAGCGTTCGTCGAGTTCCGGCGCCAATCGATCGCGCAGGCCCGCGGCGAGTGACAGCACCGCGTCAAGTGGACTGAACGCAATGTGCAGGGTCGTCACCCGCGCGTCGGCATTTCGAACGATCGAAACGAGTCCGGCGGCCGGCTTGCCGTCCTGCAATCGAACGTCATACTCGAAATAGCTACGCTCGCCGACATGGCCAAGGAAGCGCGGCTTTTGCGTCGCATATTGAGCCGCGCCGGCTTTGACGATCCGCAGCACGACGTCCCGGCCGCGCACGGCCTGGCGTAATACCGAGGATTCCAGTACGACGTCGTCGGCGAGGTCGTCGAGAAAAGGATGGCGCGAGGAAGATTCGTTCATCAATGACTCCCGTTCCGGTGCAGGCATCAGCTACCGGTTCCACCGGTTTCGATGGATTCGCTCTCGGCGCCGATGGCCGGATCGGAGATGACCAGGCTGCCGAGGGAGCGCAAATCGAAGCCCCGCAAATCCTGCAGACGTCCCTCACGAACCTTGTCAGGCCATGCGGGATCAGTCAGCAAGGCGCGGCCGACCGCGACCAGGTCGAATTCGCCGTCGTTGAGGCGCGCGCGCAGTTCGTCAAGGCCGCCGGGGCCGGCATTTCCCCCCTTGCCGGTCAGCAAATCGGTGACGTCCGGGCCGTCGAGGCCGACGGAGCCGACGGTGATCGACGGCTTGCCGCTCAAACGTCGCGCCCAACCCGCCAGATTCAACGGCGAAGGCGCGAAGGCCGGCTCCCAGAACCGGCGCTGGGACGCGTGGAACATGTCGACGCCGGCATCCGACAGGACGTTCAGAATGGTGCCGAACTCATACGGATCGTCCGCGATGCGCGCATCGAACGCCTTCTGCTTGAACTGCGAAATGCGGAACAGCACGGGGAATCCCGGCCCCACGGCCAGGCGAACCGCTCTCACCACCTCGACGGCGAATTGCGTGCGGGCGAGCAGGCTGCCGCCCCACCGATCCGAGCGTGCGTTACGGCCGGACCAGAGGAATTGATCGATCAGGTTGCCGTTCGCGCCATGGATCTCGAC
This window encodes:
- a CDS encoding NAD(P)-dependent oxidoreductase, whose product is MKTVGVIGLGNMGRGMAGSLRRGGHAVLGYDAAPGVAAALAAAGVIEARESVAGIARDADLLLLSLPTSAVVEAVVLGEDGVLAHARRGAIVVDTTTADPDSTRRVAAALAERGIGFVDGPVSGGPKGAATATMTMVLGGAPADVEAVEPVLAAISAKRVHVGPVGAGHVTKLLNNLLTGIHLLAASEAVRAARAAGVDPEKLVEALNGGSGRNSATLVNYPTWIFNGAFDSGFTMKLMRKDVRLALGLLDQQGGAAPVAREAARQWAASEAVIGDAEDFNRIVELLDRA
- a CDS encoding LysR family transcriptional regulator encodes the protein MTDTLTDSRIVYFYEAVRCGTIRAAADWLDVAPSAVSRQIGLLEKELDATLVERHARGVTPTAAGHCVIEYFREQLAHRDDLLSQLQELRGLKTGQVAVVLGEGFVSDLLAGPMQQFCRQYPGIHVNLDVGSTNDVIRKISNDEGEIGLVYNPPDEPKLVSRATRRQPMMAIVGPSFPRRTHKVLTVQQLAGYPLAATHPSYGTRQMLEAVEYAERVRLAPVVTTNSFAILKDFVKSGLGIAVMPAFAVSAELQARELFAIEIAHPILENAEAHMVTRVGRKLSVAANKMLQMMTGQMRAFR
- a CDS encoding winged helix-turn-helix transcriptional regulator → MSDTHDVVIESYKRWVAMPVIESNCPVRDVLDRLGEKWTTLLVMALAEKPRRFAELMKAVPDISKRSLTHSLRNLEEDGIVIREVFPTKPPSVEYRLSPLGQSLLAPLAEFISWAERNHGEIRLARQRYRDGES
- a CDS encoding MDR family NADPH-dependent oxidoreductase yields the protein MKAARLTSYGEPLAGIALHDVPEPPAPGAGEVLVQMRYAPVNVSDLMVARGIYDWRPQLPATLGNEGAGVIVATGEDVEGMRPGTRVVLPFMAQTWRERLTVKARQLTVVPPNVTLQQAAMATINLVTAAMLLDDYVPLAPGDVVAYNAANSGLGHCIAGLASRRGLRTLGFVRAAADIGRVREAGCEIVRLDDGLDPTGDAELNGSRVRLALDGVGGPSAGRLASLLASDGALVAYGAASHRPMEVSAQHLIFKRVSVHGFFEGRPENVARIRPTLESVLCALEPGGIEQPVAACYPLGRVNDAVAHAMRGGKIMLTFGETRDDAA
- a CDS encoding 12-oxophytodienoate reductase codes for the protein MTDVLFTPFSINALSLKNRIVMSAMTRGFSTGGVPGNDVAAYYRARAEGGVGLIITEAVAIRRAAAAEVAGIPTFHTAESRAGWSAVVNGVHAAGGRIAAQLHHAGALRDPQEMGAPDVPNDEPNTMTQGDIEDTIAAFAEAAATARSLGFDAVEIHGANGNLIDQFLWSGRNARSDRWGGSLLARTQFAVEVVRAVRLAVGPGFPVLFRISQFKQKAFDARIADDPYEFGTILNVLSDAGVDMFHASQRRFWEPAFAPSPLNLAGWARRLSGKPSITVGSVGLDGPDVTDLLTGKGGNAGPGGLDELRARLNDGEFDLVAVGRALLTDPAWPDKVREGRLQDLRGFDLRSLGSLVISDPAIGAESESIETGGTGS